In the Helianthus annuus cultivar XRQ/B chromosome 11, HanXRQr2.0-SUNRISE, whole genome shotgun sequence genome, one interval contains:
- the LOC110890407 gene encoding putative protein phosphatase 2C 76 isoform X1, translating into MLLMRGFKNTVPTFLLVSRIMIIILLSSATSSPCMINYNNGGVVQSPDCAAEWGLMVELLKNSSEVCEFASLQGHRKYQEDRVSCNVGIRVPVIGKDEAKIDLLAVFDGHGGIEASEMAKQHLLDYFLVHIIAGAFKKASVVDHHHDSITSTQRSHGVLPAVDDKSLHDILKEALLGAIRDIDQKFSMEAFKKKYSAGSTASVVLLLNDEELLVGNVGDSRVILCAGYAEQLTHDHHPDRDDEWARIEGAGGFVLDWDVPRVNGILAVSRAIGDVSLKRYGVIAEPEMVSWRNLTAKDAYLVISSDGVFESLTLENVCQLIEDQETGTTNDRFPFLPSYSLAYCIVKTALERGSSDNLSAIVVPLAQAPGGVHKDEL; encoded by the exons ATGTTACTCATGAGAGGATTCAAGAATACGGTCCCAACATTCTTACTTGTTTCtagaataatgataataatattattatccTCAGCAACTTCATCTCCATGTATGATCAATTACAACAACGGTGGTGTTGTTCAGTCTCCAGATTGTGCTGCCGAATGGGGTTTGATGGTCGAATTGCTGAAAAATTCGAGTGAAGTTTGTGAATTCGCAAGTCTTCAAGGGCATAGAAAGTATCAAGAGGATCGTGTGTCTTGTAATGTTGGTATACGCGTACCAGTAATCG GGAAAGATGAGGCTAAGATCGATTTACTTGCAGTATTTGATGGTCATGGAGGCATAGAAGCTAGTGAAATGGCTAAACAGCACTTGCTAGATTACTTTCTTGTTCATATCATTGCGGGCGCTTTCAAAAAAGCATCAGTTGTTGATCATCACCATGATTCAATCACATCGACACAACG TTCTCATGGAGTTTTACCAGCCGTTGACGACAAATCTTTACATGACATCTTAAAAGAAGCATTACTGGGCGCGATTCGTGATATTGATCAGAAATTTTCAATG GAAGCATTTAAGAAGAAGTATAGTGCAGGATCAACGGCTAGTGTTGTTCTTTTGTTGAATGATGAAGAATTGCTGGTTGGCAATGTTGGCGATTCCAGAGTGATCTTATGTGCAG GGTATGCTGAGCAATTGACTCATGATCATCATCCAGACAGAGATGATGAATGGGCCCGAATAGAAGGTGCTGGTGGTTTCGTTCTTGATTGGGATGTGCCACGTGTCAATGGCATACTGGCCGTTTCTCGAGCCATTGGTGATGTTTCTCTGAAGAG GTATGGTGTGATTGCAGAACCAGAAATGGTATCTTGGCGAAACTTGACTGCCAAAGATGCGTATTTGGTTATTTCAAGTGATGGTGTTTTTGAGAGTTTGACTCTTGAGAATGTTTGTCAACTTATTGAAGATCAAGAAACCGGTACCACAAACGATAGATTTCCGTTTTTACCGTCGTATTCATTGGCATATTGCATTGTGAAGACAGCATTGGAGAGGGGTAGTAGTGACAATTTGAGTGCTATTGTGGTTCCATTGGCACAAGCACCTGGTGGAGTGCACAAAGATGAGTTGTGA
- the LOC110890407 gene encoding putative protein phosphatase 2C 76 isoform X2 codes for MAKQHLLDYFLVHIIAGAFKKASVVDHHHDSITSTQRSHGVLPAVDDKSLHDILKEALLGAIRDIDQKFSMEAFKKKYSAGSTASVVLLLNDEELLVGNVGDSRVILCAGYAEQLTHDHHPDRDDEWARIEGAGGFVLDWDVPRVNGILAVSRAIGDVSLKRYGVIAEPEMVSWRNLTAKDAYLVISSDGVFESLTLENVCQLIEDQETGTTNDRFPFLPSYSLAYCIVKTALERGSSDNLSAIVVPLAQAPGGVHKDEL; via the exons ATGGCTAAACAGCACTTGCTAGATTACTTTCTTGTTCATATCATTGCGGGCGCTTTCAAAAAAGCATCAGTTGTTGATCATCACCATGATTCAATCACATCGACACAACG TTCTCATGGAGTTTTACCAGCCGTTGACGACAAATCTTTACATGACATCTTAAAAGAAGCATTACTGGGCGCGATTCGTGATATTGATCAGAAATTTTCAATG GAAGCATTTAAGAAGAAGTATAGTGCAGGATCAACGGCTAGTGTTGTTCTTTTGTTGAATGATGAAGAATTGCTGGTTGGCAATGTTGGCGATTCCAGAGTGATCTTATGTGCAG GGTATGCTGAGCAATTGACTCATGATCATCATCCAGACAGAGATGATGAATGGGCCCGAATAGAAGGTGCTGGTGGTTTCGTTCTTGATTGGGATGTGCCACGTGTCAATGGCATACTGGCCGTTTCTCGAGCCATTGGTGATGTTTCTCTGAAGAG GTATGGTGTGATTGCAGAACCAGAAATGGTATCTTGGCGAAACTTGACTGCCAAAGATGCGTATTTGGTTATTTCAAGTGATGGTGTTTTTGAGAGTTTGACTCTTGAGAATGTTTGTCAACTTATTGAAGATCAAGAAACCGGTACCACAAACGATAGATTTCCGTTTTTACCGTCGTATTCATTGGCATATTGCATTGTGAAGACAGCATTGGAGAGGGGTAGTAGTGACAATTTGAGTGCTATTGTGGTTCCATTGGCACAAGCACCTGGTGGAGTGCACAAAGATGAGTTGTGA